A genomic segment from Comamonas terrigena NBRC 13299 encodes:
- a CDS encoding amino acid ABC transporter substrate-binding protein: MKKRTLLATVALTALLAACGKNEPASTAAAPEAAPAPAAVTKLVVGLDDNFPPMGFRDEKNELVGFDIDMAKEVAKRANIEVEFKPIDWNAKEAELLGKRVDALWNGLTILEERKEKILFSDPYMVNKQIIIVKAGSDIKGKPDMAGKTVGAQEGSSAVTAMAKDKELSDKFKETKLFGDNIAALMDLEAGRLDVVVVDEVVGRYLVNKKPDNYTVLADDFGTEDYGVGFRKDDEATRNKVNDVIAEMKKDGKAAEIAKKWFGADVIKH, translated from the coding sequence ATGAAGAAACGCACCCTCCTGGCCACGGTGGCCCTGACTGCTTTGCTGGCCGCCTGCGGCAAGAATGAACCTGCCTCCACGGCAGCGGCCCCTGAAGCCGCTCCCGCACCGGCTGCCGTGACCAAGCTGGTCGTCGGTCTGGACGACAACTTCCCGCCCATGGGTTTCCGTGACGAAAAGAACGAGCTGGTCGGTTTCGACATCGACATGGCCAAGGAAGTCGCCAAGCGCGCCAACATCGAAGTGGAATTCAAGCCCATCGACTGGAACGCCAAGGAAGCCGAGCTGCTGGGCAAGCGCGTGGATGCGCTGTGGAACGGTCTGACCATTCTGGAAGAGCGCAAGGAAAAGATCCTGTTCTCCGATCCCTACATGGTGAACAAGCAGATCATCATCGTGAAGGCCGGTTCGGACATCAAGGGCAAGCCTGACATGGCTGGCAAGACCGTGGGTGCCCAGGAAGGCTCCAGCGCCGTGACCGCCATGGCCAAGGACAAGGAACTGTCGGACAAGTTCAAGGAAACCAAGCTGTTCGGCGACAACATCGCTGCCCTGATGGACCTGGAAGCCGGCCGCCTGGACGTGGTGGTGGTGGATGAGGTGGTGGGCCGTTACCTGGTCAACAAGAAGCCCGACAACTACACCGTGCTGGCCGACGACTTCGGTACCGAAGACTACGGTGTGGGCTTCCGCAAGGACGACGAAGCCACCCGCAACAAGGTCAACGACGTGATCGCCGAGATGAAGAAGGACGGCAAGGCCGCTGAAATCGCCAAGAAGTGGTTCGGCGCTGACGTCATCAAGCACTGA
- a CDS encoding amino acid ABC transporter permease encodes MDYVISLLGPMSAGALVTLKLFVITLILSIPLGLALALMRISRFKALSSLVGGYIWLMRGTPLMLQLLFIYFALPFVPVVGVRLPDFPAAVVAFALNYAAYFAEIFRAGIQSVDRGQYEGAKVLGMSYGQTMRRIVLPQMWSRILPPVSNETITLVKDTSLIYVLALNDLLRVARGVVQRDFTFTPFIVAACFYLVMTLVLTWIFQYLENRHAKYEA; translated from the coding sequence ATGGATTATGTAATTTCGCTTTTGGGCCCCATGTCTGCCGGGGCCCTGGTTACGCTCAAGCTCTTTGTCATCACGCTGATCCTGTCCATCCCGCTGGGATTGGCATTGGCGTTGATGCGTATTTCCCGTTTCAAGGCGCTCAGCAGCCTGGTGGGCGGCTATATCTGGCTGATGCGCGGCACGCCGCTGATGCTGCAGCTGCTGTTCATCTACTTTGCCCTGCCGTTTGTGCCGGTGGTCGGCGTGCGCCTGCCTGACTTTCCGGCCGCCGTGGTGGCGTTCGCGCTGAACTACGCGGCCTACTTCGCTGAAATCTTCCGTGCCGGTATCCAGTCGGTGGACCGGGGCCAGTATGAAGGCGCCAAGGTGCTGGGCATGAGCTATGGCCAGACCATGCGCCGCATCGTGCTGCCGCAGATGTGGTCGCGCATTCTGCCGCCGGTCAGCAACGAGACCATCACCCTGGTGAAAGACACCTCGCTGATATACGTGCTGGCGCTGAACGACCTGCTGCGCGTGGCGCGCGGCGTGGTGCAGCGTGACTTCACGTTCACGCCCTTCATTGTGGCGGCCTGTTTCTATCTGGTGATGACGCTGGTACTGACCTGGATCTTCCAATACCTCGAAAACCGCCATGCAAAGTACGAAGCCTGA
- a CDS encoding amino acid ABC transporter ATP-binding protein: MISAQGIHKGFGGTPVLKGVSLELARGEVVAIIGPSGSGKSTFLRCLNHLETIDRGTITIEGEVLARSEGEARAQYVSEAEIRQIGRKMGMVFQSFNLFPHLTVLENIIEAPIIVKGMKRDAIVPKAEALLQKVGLLEKRDAYPNRLSGGQKQRVAIARALAMDPDILLFDEPTSALDPELTGEVLRTMRELAEERMTMLVVTHEMGFAREVANRVIFMDGGHIVEQGPAAAFFANPQQARTRAFLQNML; this comes from the coding sequence ATGATTTCTGCCCAGGGCATCCACAAAGGCTTTGGCGGCACGCCGGTGCTCAAGGGCGTGTCGCTGGAACTGGCGCGCGGCGAGGTGGTGGCCATCATCGGCCCATCCGGCTCGGGCAAGAGCACGTTCCTGCGCTGCCTGAACCACCTGGAGACCATCGACCGCGGCACCATCACCATCGAAGGCGAGGTGCTGGCGCGCTCGGAAGGCGAGGCCAGGGCCCAGTATGTGAGCGAGGCCGAGATCCGCCAGATCGGCCGCAAGATGGGCATGGTGTTCCAGTCCTTCAATCTGTTCCCGCACCTGACGGTGCTGGAGAACATCATCGAAGCGCCGATCATTGTCAAAGGCATGAAGCGCGATGCCATCGTGCCCAAGGCCGAGGCGCTGCTGCAGAAGGTGGGCCTGCTGGAAAAGCGCGATGCGTATCCCAACCGTCTGTCGGGCGGGCAGAAACAGCGCGTGGCCATTGCCCGTGCGCTGGCCATGGACCCGGACATTCTGCTGTTCGATGAACCCACTTCGGCCCTGGACCCGGAGCTGACCGGCGAAGTGCTGCGCACCATGCGCGAGCTGGCCGAAGAGCGCATGACCATGTTGGTGGTCACGCACGAAATGGGCTTTGCCCGCGAAGTGGCCAACCGCGTGATCTTCATGGACGGCGGACACATCGTGGAGCAGGGGCCGGCGGCCGCGTTTTTCGCCAACCCGCAGCAGGCCCGTACCCGCGCCTTTCTGCAAAATATGTTGTGA
- a CDS encoding ABC transporter ATP-binding protein has protein sequence MSDSPSLVELRNVTFGYGERVILRDLSLSVPRGKVTALMGASGGGKTTVLRLIGGQNRAQQGQVLFDGQDVGTMDQTQLYAARRRMGMLFQFGALFTDMNVFDNVAFPLREHSQLPPSMVRDIVLMKLQAVGLRGARDLMPSQISGGMARRVALARAMALDPELIMYDEPFAGLDPISLGTSARLIRILNDAMGLTTILVSHDVEETFRVADHVVILGAGGVAAQGTPQEVMDCPDPLVQQFVHARPTGPVPFHYAAPSLEADFGAAHGDGGAR, from the coding sequence ATGTCTGATTCCCCTTCATTGGTAGAGCTGCGCAATGTCACGTTCGGCTATGGCGAACGGGTGATCCTGCGCGACCTCTCGCTGTCCGTGCCACGTGGCAAGGTGACGGCGCTGATGGGGGCTTCCGGCGGTGGCAAGACCACGGTGCTGCGCCTGATTGGCGGACAGAACCGCGCCCAGCAGGGCCAGGTGCTGTTCGATGGCCAGGATGTGGGCACCATGGACCAGACCCAGCTGTACGCCGCACGCCGGCGCATGGGCATGCTGTTCCAGTTCGGGGCTTTGTTCACCGACATGAATGTGTTCGACAACGTGGCTTTTCCGCTGCGCGAGCACAGCCAGCTGCCGCCGTCCATGGTGCGCGATATCGTGCTGATGAAGCTGCAGGCCGTGGGCCTGCGTGGCGCACGCGATCTGATGCCCAGCCAGATTTCCGGCGGCATGGCCCGCCGTGTGGCCCTGGCCCGTGCCATGGCCCTGGATCCCGAGCTGATCATGTACGACGAGCCGTTTGCCGGGCTGGACCCGATTTCGCTGGGCACGTCGGCGCGCCTGATCCGGATCCTGAACGACGCCATGGGCCTGACCACGATCCTGGTCTCCCACGATGTGGAAGAGACTTTCCGCGTGGCGGACCATGTGGTGATTCTGGGCGCTGGCGGCGTGGCCGCACAGGGCACGCCACAGGAAGTGATGGACTGCCCCGATCCATTGGTGCAGCAGTTTGTCCACGCCCGGCCCACGGGACCGGTGCCTTTCCACTATGCCGCCCCCTCGCTGGAGGCCGATTTTGGCGCCGCACACGGTGACGGAGGTGCACGATGA
- the mlaE gene encoding lipid asymmetry maintenance ABC transporter permease subunit MlaE, whose translation MNWLHPARIGLAVRSKLADMGYGARLFGRLLALLPEALRRFRLTGDQIHFLGNYSLAIIGVSGLFVGFVLGLQGYYILQRYGSAEALGMMVTLSLLRELGPVVTALLFAGRAGTALTAEIGLMKAGEQLSAMEMMAVDPIKRILAPRFWAGVVAMPLLAAVFSAVGVLGGWIVGVLLIGVDAGAFWGQMQSGVDWWNDLGNGVIKSTVFGVAVTFVALLQGYVAKPTPEGVSRATTRTVVMASLAVLGLDFLMTASMFSI comes from the coding sequence ATGAACTGGCTGCATCCCGCACGCATCGGTCTGGCCGTGCGTTCCAAGCTGGCCGACATGGGCTATGGTGCCCGCCTGTTCGGACGGCTGCTGGCCCTGTTGCCGGAAGCGCTGCGGCGCTTTCGCCTGACGGGTGACCAGATCCATTTTCTGGGCAATTATTCGCTGGCCATCATCGGGGTGTCCGGCCTGTTCGTGGGCTTTGTGCTGGGCCTGCAGGGCTACTACATCCTGCAGCGCTACGGCTCGGCCGAGGCCCTGGGCATGATGGTGACGCTCAGTCTGCTGCGCGAGCTGGGCCCGGTGGTGACGGCCTTGCTGTTCGCGGGCCGCGCCGGCACGGCGCTGACGGCAGAAATCGGCCTGATGAAGGCTGGCGAGCAGCTGTCGGCGATGGAAATGATGGCGGTGGACCCGATCAAACGCATTCTCGCGCCCCGTTTCTGGGCGGGGGTGGTGGCCATGCCCCTGCTGGCGGCGGTGTTCAGTGCCGTCGGCGTGCTGGGTGGCTGGATCGTGGGCGTGCTGCTGATCGGCGTGGATGCGGGGGCCTTCTGGGGCCAGATGCAGTCCGGCGTGGATTGGTGGAACGATCTGGGCAACGGCGTCATCAAGAGCACGGTATTTGGGGTGGCAGTGACCTTTGTGGCACTGCTGCAGGGCTATGTGGCCAAGCCCACGCCGGAAGGCGTGTCGCGCGCCACCACCCGCACGGTGGTGATGGCTTCGCTGGCGGTGCTGGGACTGGACTTCCTGATGACCGCATCGATGTTCAGCATCTGA
- the mlaD gene encoding outer membrane lipid asymmetry maintenance protein MlaD yields the protein MQQSKNDIWVGMFVLIGAAALVFLALQAANLLSLNFQKGYPVTARFDNIGGLKPKAAVKSAGVVVGRVESITFDDQTFQASVNLVMEERYKFPKDSSLKILTSGLLGDQYIGIEAGADEENLKAGDRISSTQSAVVLENLIGQFLYNKAEEGAATPAPATNGN from the coding sequence ATGCAGCAATCCAAAAATGACATCTGGGTCGGCATGTTCGTGCTGATCGGGGCTGCCGCGCTGGTGTTTCTGGCGTTGCAGGCAGCCAATCTGCTGAGCCTGAACTTTCAGAAGGGCTACCCGGTGACCGCCCGCTTCGACAATATCGGCGGGCTCAAGCCCAAGGCGGCGGTCAAGAGTGCCGGCGTGGTGGTGGGGCGCGTGGAGTCCATCACCTTCGACGACCAGACCTTCCAGGCCAGCGTGAACCTGGTGATGGAAGAACGTTACAAATTCCCCAAGGACAGTTCGCTGAAGATCCTGACCAGCGGCCTGCTGGGAGACCAGTACATCGGCATCGAAGCCGGCGCAGACGAGGAAAACCTCAAGGCCGGTGATCGCATCAGCTCGACCCAGTCGGCGGTGGTGCTGGAAAATCTGATCGGCCAATTCCTCTACAACAAGGCCGAAGAGGGGGCCGCCACGCCTGCGCCCGCAACCAACGGAAACTGA